The following are encoded together in the Drosophila sechellia strain sech25 chromosome 3R, ASM438219v1, whole genome shotgun sequence genome:
- the LOC6607225 gene encoding uncharacterized protein LOC6607225: MKICAQIIGIVVLATLLKEVDGKGEISDLESLAKTDAMYTALLKEINSTFHKRPYLIEKNAEFEKNFQTVLVALNLSMYEIATKIDIYTDFTVYNQIRLELEREIYKKLQVAERLQKMENLLPMCRVFFANQQVQLIGSFSQSNLMKLEILHNPGPQCENVEVQKIFITPTSSTARPENYDTEILKVLAKYRTRPWGKKTYRDFDDKIWNLFLAINSEEQQFKKNALAAFKKYDEDRAILDKALAHRIAEFEKQIPNEKNPCRVDLIRLKKELGRAMFETTQKKHNSLVATNYVRTCLNNQRKIFFAMNDLAL, from the exons ATGAAGATCTGTGCTCAAATAATTGGAATTGTAGTTTTAGCTACTCTCCTTAAGGAAGTTG ATGGAAAAGGAGAAATTTCAGACCTG GAATCTCTGGCAAAGACCGATGCAATGTACACTGCCCTGCTGAAGGAGATAAATTCAACTTTCCACAAAAGACCGTATCTAATAGAAAAAAATGCAGAGTTCGAAAAGAATTTCCAAACGGTTTTAGTTGCTCTAAACTTAAGCATGTATGAAATAGCTACCAAAATTGATATCTACACCGACTTTACAGTTTACAATCAAATTCGACTCGAACTCGAAAGGGAAATCTATAAGAAGCTACAAGTTGCGGAGAGGCTTCAGAAGATGGAAAATCTTTTGCCAATGTGTCGCGTCTTTTTTGCCAATCAGCAGGTGCAACTCATTGGCAGTTTCAGTCAATCGAACCTCATGAAATTGGAAATATTGCATAATCCGGGACCACAGTGCGAAAATGTTGAGGTGCAAAAAATTTTCATCACGCCAACTTCATCGACCGCCAGGCCCGAAAACTACGATACAGAGATTCTgaaagttttggccaaatacAGGACACGTCCGTGGGGAAAAAAAACGTATCGGGACTTCGACGATAAAATATGGAACCTCTTTTTGGCCATAAACAGCGAAGAGCAACAATTTAAAAAGAACGCATTAGCCgcattcaaaaaatatgacgAAGATCGCGCTATTTTGGACAAAGCATTGGCACACCGAATTGCAGAATTCGAGAAACAAATTCCGAATGAGAAAAATCCGTGCAGGGTCGATCTTATTCGCTTGAAAAAAGAATTGGGACGCGCAATGTTTGAAACCACGCAGAAAAAACACAACAGTTTGGTCGCCACGAACTATGTAAGGACCTGCCTCAATaatcaaagaaaaattttCTTTGCAATGAATGATTTAGCATTGTAA
- the LOC6607226 gene encoding cysteine-rich DPF motif domain-containing protein 1, with protein sequence MDPDDDLVLENEAEEIERLQLPEEVKKPIDPEEEDERVARIEFNCSGCEMQEMVHYFGRKPPFALGVVYPEDNYVMRDPFQPPPPRWQSKPEYYIAMGTKCSICSKTVCKDPGCSFYYTASFCLPCGKEELKNWPAEAQARIRKQMSASQGRQT encoded by the coding sequence ATGGATCCCGATGACGACCTCGTCCTGGAGAACGAGGCAGAGGAAATTGAGCGTTTACAGCTTCCCGAGGAGGTTAAAAAGCCCATTGATCCCGAGGAAGAGGATGAACGAGTAGCACGCATCGAATTCAACTGCTCTGGCTGTGAAATGCAGGAGATGGTCCATTATTTTGGACGGAAACCGCCCTTTGCTTTAGGAGTCGTCTACCCGGAGGACAATTACGTGATGCGAGATCCTTTCCAGCCACCTCCACCTCGTTGGCAGTCAAAGCCGGAATACTATATCGCAATGGGGACTAAGTGCTCCATCTGCTCCAAGACGGTGTGCAAGGATCCTGGCTGCAGTTTCTACTATACAGCctctttttgtttgccttgtgGCAAGGAAGAACTAAAAAATTGGCCAGCTGAGGCCCAAGCTCGAATAAGAAAGCAAATGTCAGCCAGTCAGGGCAGGCAAACATAA
- the LOC6607227 gene encoding putative transferase CAF17 homolog, mitochondrial isoform X2, which translates to MNRTNPWFLRAVRHHIRNLHEMRIPYARPVGPSQRNFTLEPLGNRELIRVHGAEVVPFLQGLATNDVARIQSPGGPASMYAHFLNKAGRLLYDTILYRTNNPETILVECDREASSDFRRHLRTYRVRRRIEVDSVDDEYTPWVLFNLKDASEAVPNPHPDLFVSPDPRLHVLGTRILAPTDMDWSKLSKCFTDFGTATAASSDNSYQLLRYKQGVGEGCSELPPGKCFPLEANADYLHGVSFHKGCYVGQELTARVHHSGVIRKRYMPIRLTAPIDVGSSQDVTSLAGAKLGRVFGFAHKHGVALLRIEKVLNGRPELMIDGERCYVERPEWWPEDLPGKRRMAFAE; encoded by the coding sequence ATGAATCGTACGAATCCGTGGTTTCTGCGCGCTGTGCGCCATCACATACGTAATCTCCATGAGATGAGGATCCCATACGCCCGTCCGGTGGGCCCAAGTCAGCGCAATTTTACTTTGGAGCCGCTGGGAAATCGAGAACTCATCCGTGTCCACGGGGCCGAGGTGGTGCCATTTCTGCAGGGTCTGGCGACCAACGATGTGGCCCGGATTCAGTCGCCGGGGGGTCCTGCCTCAATGTACGCCCACTTTCTCAACAAGGCGGGCAGGCTGCTGTACGACACCATCTTGTACCGCACCAACAACCCGGAAACCATCCTTGTTGAGTGCGATCGGGAGGCTTCCTCGGACTTCCGACGCCACCTGCGCACCTATCGCGTTCGCAGGCGCATTGAGGTCGACAGTGTAGACGACGAGTATACCCCATGGGTGTTGTTTAACCTTAAGGACGCTTCGGAGGCTGTACCCAATCCACATCCAGATTTATTTGTGTCCCCCGACCCGAGGCTGCATGTCCTTGGCACTCGCATCCTGGCCCCCACTGACATGGACTGGTCCAAGCTGTCCAAATGTTTTACCGACTTCGGTACCGCCACAGCAGCCTCCTCCGACAATAGTTATCAACTGCTGCGCTACAAGCAAGGAGTGGGCGAGGGCTGCTCGGAACTGCCACCGGGCAAATGTTTTCCCCTCGAAGCCAATGCGGATTACCTGCATGGCGTGAGCTTCCACAAGGGCTGCTATGTGGGCCAGGAGCTAACAGCCCGCGTCCATCATTCGGGCGTGATCCGCAAGCGATACATGCCCATCCGGTTGACGGCCCCTATTGATGTGGGTTCCAGCCAGGACGTAACTTCTTTGGCTGGAGCGAAACTTGGACGCGTCTTTGGCTTTGCGCACAAGCATGGTGTAGCACTGCTGCGCATCGAGAAGGTTCTCAACGGCCGTCCGGAGTTGATGATCGATGGCGAGCGCTGCTATGTTGAACGTCCGGAATGGTGGCCGGAGGATTTGCCTGGAAAGCGTCGCATGGCGTTCGCTGAGTGA
- the LOC6607227 gene encoding putative transferase CAF17 homolog, mitochondrial isoform X1 — MPPFSSMNRTNPWFLRAVRHHIRNLHEMRIPYARPVGPSQRNFTLEPLGNRELIRVHGAEVVPFLQGLATNDVARIQSPGGPASMYAHFLNKAGRLLYDTILYRTNNPETILVECDREASSDFRRHLRTYRVRRRIEVDSVDDEYTPWVLFNLKDASEAVPNPHPDLFVSPDPRLHVLGTRILAPTDMDWSKLSKCFTDFGTATAASSDNSYQLLRYKQGVGEGCSELPPGKCFPLEANADYLHGVSFHKGCYVGQELTARVHHSGVIRKRYMPIRLTAPIDVGSSQDVTSLAGAKLGRVFGFAHKHGVALLRIEKVLNGRPELMIDGERCYVERPEWWPEDLPGKRRMAFAE, encoded by the coding sequence ATGCCTCCATTTTCCAGCATGAATCGTACGAATCCGTGGTTTCTGCGCGCTGTGCGCCATCACATACGTAATCTCCATGAGATGAGGATCCCATACGCCCGTCCGGTGGGCCCAAGTCAGCGCAATTTTACTTTGGAGCCGCTGGGAAATCGAGAACTCATCCGTGTCCACGGGGCCGAGGTGGTGCCATTTCTGCAGGGTCTGGCGACCAACGATGTGGCCCGGATTCAGTCGCCGGGGGGTCCTGCCTCAATGTACGCCCACTTTCTCAACAAGGCGGGCAGGCTGCTGTACGACACCATCTTGTACCGCACCAACAACCCGGAAACCATCCTTGTTGAGTGCGATCGGGAGGCTTCCTCGGACTTCCGACGCCACCTGCGCACCTATCGCGTTCGCAGGCGCATTGAGGTCGACAGTGTAGACGACGAGTATACCCCATGGGTGTTGTTTAACCTTAAGGACGCTTCGGAGGCTGTACCCAATCCACATCCAGATTTATTTGTGTCCCCCGACCCGAGGCTGCATGTCCTTGGCACTCGCATCCTGGCCCCCACTGACATGGACTGGTCCAAGCTGTCCAAATGTTTTACCGACTTCGGTACCGCCACAGCAGCCTCCTCCGACAATAGTTATCAACTGCTGCGCTACAAGCAAGGAGTGGGCGAGGGCTGCTCGGAACTGCCACCGGGCAAATGTTTTCCCCTCGAAGCCAATGCGGATTACCTGCATGGCGTGAGCTTCCACAAGGGCTGCTATGTGGGCCAGGAGCTAACAGCCCGCGTCCATCATTCGGGCGTGATCCGCAAGCGATACATGCCCATCCGGTTGACGGCCCCTATTGATGTGGGTTCCAGCCAGGACGTAACTTCTTTGGCTGGAGCGAAACTTGGACGCGTCTTTGGCTTTGCGCACAAGCATGGTGTAGCACTGCTGCGCATCGAGAAGGTTCTCAACGGCCGTCCGGAGTTGATGATCGATGGCGAGCGCTGCTATGTTGAACGTCCGGAATGGTGGCCGGAGGATTTGCCTGGAAAGCGTCGCATGGCGTTCGCTGAGTGA
- the LOC6607228 gene encoding protein unc-50 homolog, with protein sequence MSQYSHVKYTQSPTPSVVSGYSSASRLHSPLPPPANHRRDCLSATTKSYKYLRRLLKFNQMDFEFALWQMLYLFVAPQKVYRNFNYRKQTKSQFARDDPAFLVLLVVCLCVTSLGFAYVLGLSFWQSISFIFYVVFVDCIFVGIIIASFFWAVTNRYLRTNSLEPDIEWGYAFDVHLNAFFPPLMLLHFIQLFFYNWLISQTWFISRFLGNTFWLMGMGYYVYITFLGYNCIPHLKNTRIILIALPIIFLLFLVVTIIGWNATISFVNFYKYRVY encoded by the exons atgagtCAATATAGCCACGTTAAGTATACACAATCGCCGACGCCGTCGGTGGTTTCCGGCTACTCGAGTGCCTCGCGGCTCCATTCGCCACTCCCGCCACCCGCCAACCACCGGAGGGACTGCCTCTCGGCGACCACGAAGAGCTACAAATACCTGCGACGTCTGCTCAAGTTCAATCAAATGGACTTCGAGTTTGCCCTGTGGCAGATGCTCTACCTCTTTGTGGCGCCCCAGAAGGTGTACCGGAACTTCAACTACCGGAAACAGACCAAGTCACAGTTCGCCCGCGATGATCCGGCCTTTCTGGTGCTCCTGGTCGTCTGCCTATGTG TCACCTCCCTGGGCTTTGCGTATGTGCTGGGActgtccttctggcagagcatcTCGTTCATCTTCTACGTGGTATTCGTGGACTGTATTTTCGTGGGCATCATAATAGCCTCGTTCTTCTGGGCGGTGACGAATCGGTATCTGCGCACAAATAGCCTGGAGCCGGATATCGAGTGGGGCTATGCCTTCGATGTCCATCTAAATGCCTTCTTTCCGCCACTGATGCTGCTGCACTTCATCCAGCTGTTCTTCTACAACTGGCTGATCAGCCAAACGTGGTTCATCTCGCGATTTCTGGGCAACACCTTCTGGTTGATGGGCATGGGCTACTATGTGTACATCACATTTCTGGGATACAATT GCATTCCCCATCTGAAAAACACCCGCATCATTCTCATCGCCCTGCCCATCATCTTTCTGCTGTTTCTGGTCGTCACAATTATTGGTTGGAACGCAACGATATCCTTTGTCAATTTCTACAAGTATCGCGTATATTAG
- the LOC6607229 gene encoding 39S ribosomal protein L19, mitochondrial, whose protein sequence is MNLSTRVMLNRLTQQCAYKRIVTFSTKTAEHVIENKEEQKKAAPPTTPTPPVNRKPIIPANYRFVYPEFLPDPKVEWRNLVREKLERLDMLDRRKQIDLPEFYVGSVLAVTSSDPHAAGKTSRFVGICINRDRCGLRARFILRNVIDHQGMEVVYELYDPTILKIEVLRLEKRLDDSLFYLRDALPEYSTFDENMEAEPLEEGAPVPVNDIKVMLRPRPWLERWERQNLRGVANIDEYLKDKHRLSSAKVQKPWEKYDMMKDYRSSIPEEEQTEIFAEVHTELHALELQRKRNKRKRTFIKPKQLA, encoded by the exons ATGAACTTAAGCACAAGAGTTATGCTGAATAGATTGACGCAGCAGTGTGCCTACAAGCGGATTG TGACCTTCTCCACCAAAACTGCGGAACATGTAATTGAAAATAAGGAGGAACAGAAAAAAGCGGCTCCGCCAACCACGCCGACTCCGCCAGTGAACCGGAAGCCAATCATTCCGGCAAATTATCGGTTTGTTTACCCAGAATTCCTGCCCGATCCGAAGGTGGAGTGGCGCAACCTCGTCCGCGAGAAGCTGGAGCGACTGGACATGCTGGATCGTCGCAAACAGATCGATCTGCCCGAGTTCTACGTTGGATCTGTGCTTGCGGTGACCAGTTCGGATCCCCATGCCGCTGGCAAAACCAGTCGATTTGTGGGCATCTGTATTAATAGGGATCGCTGTGGACTGCGCGCCCGTTTCATCCTACGCAACGTGATCGATCATCAGGGCATGGAGGTGGTATACGAGCTGTACGATCCTACAATCCTGAAGATTGAGGTGTTGCGGCTGGAGAAGCGATTGGATGACAGTCTCTTCTACCTGAGGGACGCTCTTCCGGAGTACAGTACTTTTGATGAGAACATGGAGGCGGAACCGCTCGAGGAGGGTGCTCCGGTGCCGGTGAACGACATTAAGGTGATGCTCCGTCCGCGTCCATGGCTGGAGCGCTGGGAACGACAGAATCTGCGTGGTGTGGCCAACATCGATGAGTATCTAAAAGACAAGCATCGCCTGTCTTCGGCCAAGGTACAGAAACCATGGGAGAAGTACGACATGATGAAGGACTACCGCAGCTCGATTCCCGAGGAGGAGCAGACGGAGATCTTCGCCGAAGTGCACACGGAACTGCACGCCCTGGAGCTGCAGCGAAAACGCAACAAGCGCAAGCGCACTTTCATTAAGCCAAAGCAGCTGGCGTAA
- the LOC6607230 gene encoding transketolase-like protein 2, which produces MSYHKPEAKTVQDLKDLAQKLRIHSINATQASKSGHPTSCASIAEIMSVLFFQQLRLNLKHPRDPSSDRFILSKGHAAPILYAAWAEAGLFPIADLNNLRKIDSDLEGHPTPRLNFIDVGTGSLGQGVAVGAGMAYVGKNFDKADYRTYVVVGDGESAEGSIWESLHFAGHYKLDNLCVIFDVNRLGQSEATSLQHKLDVYRDRLEAFGFNAVVVDGHDVEELSKAFHCAAITKNKPTAIIAKTFKGRDFPNIEDLDNWHGKPLGDKAAEVVKHLEGLIVNKNVKLAPKPVPKTGAAPEVDINNIKLSSPPSYKLGDSIATRLAYGTALAKIGQNNQRVVALDGDTKNSTFSDKLKNLDPQRYIECFIAEQNLVGVAVGAACRRRTVAFVSTFATFFTRAFDQIRMGAISQTNVNFVGSHCGCSIGEDGPSQMGLEDIAMFRTIPGSTIFYPSDAVSTERAVELAANTKGVCFIRTSRPNTCVIYDNEEPFTIGRGKVVRQKSSDEVLLIGAGITLYECLAAADQLEKNCITVRVIDPFTVKPLDAELIIEHGKQCGGRVVVVEDHYQQGGLGEAVLSALAGERNFVVKHLYVPTVPRSGPPSVLIDMFGISARHVVNAVNEILKD; this is translated from the exons ATGTCGTACCACAAGCCCGAAGCTAAGACCGTCCAGGATCTGAAAGATCTGGCCCAGAAGCTGCGAATTCACTCCATCAACGCCACCCAGGCCTCCAAATCGGG CCATCCCACATCATGTGCCTCGATCGCCGAGATCATGTCTGTGCTGTTCTTCCAGCAGCTGCGCCTGAACCTGAAGCACCCGCGCGATCCCTCCAGCGATCGCTTCATCCTGTCCAAGGGACACGCCGCTCCCATTCTGTATGCCGCATGGGCTGAGGCTGGTCTCTTCCCCATCGCGGATCTGAACAACCTGCGCAAGATCGACAGCGACCTCGAGGGTCACCCGACGCCTCGTCTGAACTTCATCGATGTGGGCACTGGATCCCTGGGACAGGGTGTCGCCGTCGGCGCTGGCATGGCCTATGTGGGCAAGAACTTCGACAAGGCCGACTACCGCACCTACGTTGTGGTGGGTGATGGTGAGTCCGCTGAGGGTTCCATCTGGGAGTCGCTGCACTTTGCCGGCCACTACAAACTGGACAACCTGTGCGTGATCTTCGATGTGAACCGCTTGGGCCAGTCGGAGGCCACCTCCCTGCAGCATAAGCTGGATGTTTACCGGGATCGTCTGGAGGCCTTCGGCTTCAACGCCGTCGTTGTCGATGGTCACGATGTTGAGGAGTTGAGCAAGGCTTTCCATTGTGCTGCAATCACCAAGAACAAGCCCACCGCCATCATTGCAAAGACGTTCAAGGGCAGGGACTTCCCCAACATCGAGGATTTGGACAActggcacggcaagccactgGGCGACAAGGCCGCCGAAGTGGTGAAGCATCTGGAGGGACTGATTGTCAACAAGAACGTCAAGCTGGCCCCCAAGCCGGTGCCCAAGACTGGAGCTGCTCCCGAAGTGGACATCAACAACATTAAGTTGAGCTCGCCACCATCCTACAAGCTGGGTGATTCCATTGCCACCCGTTTGGCCTATGGAACAGCTCTGGCCAAGATTGGCCAGAACAACCAGCGTGTGGTTGCCCTGGACGGAGACACCAAGAACTCAACTTTCTCCGACAAGCTGAAGAACCTCGACCCGCAGCGCTACATTGAGTGCTTCATCGCTGAGCAGAATCTTGTGGGAGTGGCCGTTGGAGCCGCCTGCCGTCGCCGCACTGTGGCCTTTGTGTCCACCTTTGCCACCTTCTTCACCCGTGCCTTCGATCAGATTCGTATGGGCGCCATCTCGCAGACAAACGTTAACTTTGTCGGCTCCCACTGCGGCTGCAGCATCGGTGAGGATGGTCCCTCGCAGATGGGTCTGGAGGACATTGCCATGTTCCGCACCATTCCGGGCAGCACCATCTTCTATCCCTCCGATGCGGTGAGCACGGAGCGTGCCGTCGAACTGGCCGCCAACACCAAGGGTGTCTGCTTCATCCGTACGTCCCGTCCCAACACCTGCGTGATCTACGACAACGAGGAACCCTTCACCATTGGCCGCGGCAAGGTGGTGCGCCAAAAGAGCTCCGACGAGGTGCTCCTGATCGGAGCTGGAATCACTTTGTACGAGTGCCTGGCTGCCGCCGATCAGCTGGAGAAGAACTGCATCACCGTCCGTGTGATCGATCCCTTCACCGTGAAGCCCTTGGACGCCGAGCTGATCATCGAGCACGGCAAGCAGTGCGGAGGACGCGTGGTCGTCGTGGAGGATCACTACCA GCAAGGAGGTCTGGGTGAAGCTGTGCTGAGTGCCCTGGCTGGCGAGCGCAACTTTGTGGTCAAGCACTTGTACGTGCCCACCGTGCCACGTTCGGGTCCTCCGTCGGTCCTCATTGATATGTTCGGCATCTCCGCCCGTCATGTCGTCAACGCCGTTAACGAGATCCTCAAGGATTAG